The genomic stretch ACAATGCTCGACGCTTGGTTCCCCCGGAAAGAGAGCCGAATGCCTCGTCGCCATCCAGTTTCAGATGGGACAGCACGGTCTCAATGGTTTGATGATGTGGCCATCCGCCGGCTTCCTCCAGCACATGCTGCGAACGCTCCATGCGCGCTACCAATTCGGCCTGATTGTCTTGGACCGTACTGAGCGCACGAACAGCATCGTGATATGCGGAGAGGTGTTCACCGACTTTTCCAAGCCCTTGTGCGGCAACGTCATACACAGACCCTTCCAGGTCCTGTGGAATCTCTTGGGGGAGCATGGCTATTTTTGCTCCCTTGGCATAATCGACGCTGCCGGTGTCCGGCGCAAGGGAGCCATCGATGATGGACAGCAGTGTCGATTTTCCCTCACCGTTTCTGCCGAGCAGGCAAACGCGCTCGCCTGGCTCAATTTGCATGGAGACCCCATTGAGCAGAACGGTGCCGGTGAAGTTGATGGATATGTCGCGAAGGCTGATGACGGCCATGGTTCCCTTGGGAGAAGGGGGAGTGATCCCCCTTACACTTGAGCTGTATGAATTATTTGCAGGCTTCCTGAAACGTTTTGAGGCGCTCTGCGTATGGCGGGTAGCCGAAGAAGGCAGAGCCGGAAACGAGAACATCAACGCCTGCAGCGGTCAGTTCCCCGGCGTTTTCTGCAGTCACGCCGCCATCGATCTGGATGAGTGTGTCAGCACCGGCATCAACAATCATTTTCTTGAGTTCCTTGACCTTGTCGAGACAGAAGGGAATGAACTTCTGGCCCCCGAAGCCCGGGTTGACCGACATGATCAGAACCATGTGAAGTTGCGGGAGCAGGTACTTGATGGTCTCAAGCGGCGTGTGCGGATTGAGAGCCACAGCCGGTTTTTTCCCTGTTTCGGCGATCTGGGAGCAGACACGCTCCAGGTGGTCGCACGCCTCGGCGTGAACGCAGATGAGGTCGGCGCCGGCATTGGCGAAGTCCGTGATGTATCGTCCCGGATCCTTGATCATGAGGTGACAGTCGAAAAAGAGGTTCGACTTTTGGCGCATCGCCTTGATGATTGGCGGACCAAAGGTGATGTTCGGTACGAAAACGCCATCCATAATGTCAAGATGGACCCATTCAAGGCCTGCTTTCTCTAGTGCTTTCAGTTCGTTTTCCATATTGGCGAAATCGGACGAAAGCATGGAGGGGGAAAGAATCATGATAGAGCTCCACTGCTGTGATTTGATTGCTTGGATTTGTGTAACGGAGACCGTCGCGGTACGCAAGGTGGAAACGTACATTACAGCCGCAAGATAACGGGCTTGCAATAAATCTGCATATCAATAAGGTTCAGCGACTTTTGATCAATACAGTTTATAATATTGAGTGGTGGGGATGGTTACTCATATTTGTAGATACCTGATGGTATTTTTTCTTTTCCAATGTGCGCTTGTGAATGGGACCGCTCGAGCGGGTGAGTTCAAGGCATATGTCGGTGAAATTCCACCTTTGATTTATCTCAATGATGCTGGACTTGCTCGTGGAGCCGTCGTCGATGTTGTTGTTGAAGCCATGGAAATGGCTGGTATCCCTCTTGATCAGGATAGCGATATTGCGTCCATCAGTTGGGCCCGGGCTATCGAGGATGTAGAATACACACCTCGCACAATGATCTTCTGCATGGCGCGGACAGAGCAACGGGAAGACCGCTTCAAATGGGTTGGCCCTGTTGCCGAAATGAATGTCGGGTTGGTTGCCATGAAGCACTCGAGTGTCTCCATTTCTGACAAGGATGATGTTCGCAAATATCGTATTGGCGTCATACGGAGCAGTGGGCCGGTTGATATTCTCGAAAGTGAGTACGGTGTGCTGAAGGAGAACTTGACGCAGGTTGCTTCAGATGAACTGCAGTTCAGGATGCTTAAAGCTGGACGAGTCGATTTGATTACTCAGGCTGATATTGCAGCCCCGGTGTTGATTCGCGAGATGGGCATGCCTTCTGGTGCGTATGAGATGGTGCATGTCCTGCAACACCTGTATCTTTACGTTGCGTTCAATAAACAGACGGACGATGAACTGTTGGAAAAGGTGCGGGAGGCCATAGGGGAATTGCGGTCGTCGGAAGATGGTGCCCCGAGTCGTTATGATCTTTTGTTACGAAAACATGCTCCAGAAGAGCCGTTGCCATATCGGGCAAAATAGTGAAACGCCCTCAGTATTTCTACTGAGGGCGTTTTTTTATTTCTCAAAAACTATTTTGTTGCGGATCAAGCCGATCAAACAACCGAGTACCACTGATATGACGAGTATGTATGCCCATGCTGAAGGAGCTTGCACTGAAACCAGTACCATCAGGGGGAGTGAAGTTAACCCGCCGATGATGGCCCCGGAGAGCCAGTTGTAGGTTGGCAGTTTGGTATGAGTGACCAGTATGCCCAGTACCAGCCAATGAAGAAAGGCGGCGATGAGCGTCTGCCAGTTCAGATTCTGGAAGGCCATGGGGATACCACCGATGATTCCTGCGGCTGATCCCAGCATCAGTGATTTTATGAACCGTTCCATACCTTGCTCCCAATCTTTTACTTGTTCATCTTGAAATCGACTTTGATCTTGAACAATTTTTCTGCAGGAAGGTTAAGAATCTTGATTCCTGTTTTAGCGGTGATGGAATCAAGGATCGATTCCACGGCATCCATATCCGGTGCGATGAGTGCGAACCAGATGTTGAATTCGTTTTCACGCAGATAGTTATGCGTTACGCCGTCGTGTTTGTTCACCTCGGCAACGAACTCTTCCATCTTGTCCTCGGGGCATGATGCCGCACACAGAGTGGACTGCCAGCCAAGTGTCTTGGAAGTGAAGTTCGCTCCCATGCGACGGATGACACCGGACTTCTTGAGATCGCGGACACGTTCAAGTACTTCGGATTCGGATAAACCGACCTGTTTACCGACTTCTTCATAAGGACGCGACGCAATAGGGAAGTGTGATTGGATTATATCGAGAATCTGCTTGTCGTAGTTGTCCATCGGAACTGACTCCAGCGGCTTGCGGGGCTTTCCTGAAGCGGAATGATTGCCCGGTATTGTTAAGCGTGGAGAAGAGGAGGTGTACCCCCTCTTCTCCGCGGCGAATGCTATTTACTTTTTGGGTTGTTTCTTGGGCGTGTACGAACAAAGAGGTTCTTCCTTGAGGTAGTGCCCCTTCATTGTTTGCGCTCTTGCACGACAGCCGCCGCATACCTTTTCATATTCGCAGTGACCGCATTTCCCGTCATATACGTCGGGATTACGCAGGTTGAGAAACTGCTGTGACTCCTTCCAGATATCCGGGAAGGGGATCTCACGAACATTGCCACAATCCAGTTCGAGGTAGCCGCAAGGCTGCACCTGTCCACGGTGCGAGATGAAGCAGAAGCCGATACCGCCAAGGCAACCACGGCTGACAGCGTCGAGGCCGAAGTTCTCAAAGTTGACAGGCGTGCCTTCTTCCTTGGCGCGCTGGCGGAGGATGCGGTGATAGTGCGGAGCGCAGGTTGCTTTAAGCTGCATGTCCGTGGTTTTTCGGAAGTCATAAAACCAGTTGAGTACGTCTTCGTATTCTTCAGCGGTGATGACTTCAGTTCCCAGTTCGACGGCTCGGCCGGTTGGGACCAGAAGGAATATGTGCCAGGCGGCTGCACCGATATCTTCACAGAGGTTGAAGATGTCCTTGAACAGGTGGAGGTTGTTCTTGGTGACAGTCGTATTGATCTGGAATTCTATTCCGACATCCTTGAGGTGTTGAATGCCACGCATGGAAGCATCGAACGCGCCGATCTCACCACGGAACGTGTCGTGCTGATTGGCTTCGGGAGCGTCGATAGAGATGGAGCAGCGTTCAATCCCTGCATCCTTCATCTTCTGGGCGGTCTCAGGAGTGATGAGCGTGCCGTTGGGAGCCATGACACAGCGCAGCCCTTTGGCTTTGGCGTATGCAATAAGCTCATACACGTCGGGGCGCATCATGGGTTCGCCACCAGTGAAAATGATGATGGGGGAACCTACGTCGGGGAACGTGTCGATGAGCGCCTTGGCTTCATCGGTCGACAGTTCTCCTTCGTAAGGCTCCGGGTGCGCCTCGGCCCGGCAGTGCTTGCAGGCGAGGTTGCAGGAGCGGGTTACTTCCCATGCAATAAGACGACAAATCGGGGTGACGCCATCGTCAAGGAAGCGCTTGGGTGCGTGTTCTGCTCCAGGGTGGGATTTGCCGTGCGGATGCCCGCCCGGGTGTCCGCCTTTGGAGTGATCAGGGTTGGCTCCGGGATGACCTTCTGGAGGACATCCACCCATACCACCGGGGTGTCCGTTGTGTTCGCTCATAATATATCTCTATTTGTTGAGGACTTTCAAAACATCTTCAGTGAAATACGTCAGAATGAGGTCGGCTCCAGCCCGTTTGAAGGCTATCAGCGATTCCATGACCACAGCTTCTTCATCAACCCAGCCGTTGAGTGCCGCGGCCTTGATCATGGAATATTCGCCACTGACCTGATAGGCGGCGACCGGTGTGTCGAAATTGTCGCGGACCTGCCGGATAATGTCGAGGTAGGGCATGCCCGGCTTGACCATGAGGATGTCAGCTCCCTCTTCCAGGTCAGCAACTGCTTCGCGCATTGCTTCGCGGGAATTGGGCGGGTCCATCTGGTATGTCTTGCGATCGCCGAACTGGGGAGTGGACTCCGCAGCCTCGCGAAATGGGCCATAAAAAGCAGAAGCATACTTTACCGCATAGGACATGATCGGCGTGTTGGTGAACCCTTCTTCATCAAGCGCATCGCGGATGGCGGCCACGCGCCCGTCCATCATGTCGGAAGGGGCGACAATGTCAGCTCCGGCGCGAGCCTGGGCAACGGCAGCCCGAGCAAGCAGATTGAGGGTTGGGTCGTTCTGAACATATTCGTTCTTCACAATGCCGCAATGTCCATGGGAGGTATATTCGCAAAGGCAGGTATCAGCGCAAACAATCAGGTTCGGCCAGCGATCCTTCAAGAGGCGGATGGCTTTTTGCACGATTCCGGAATCGTCATACGCCTGAGAGCCGACATCGTCCTTTTCGGCTGGAATGCCAAACAGGATACATGACTTCAGCCCGTTGTTTACAGCTTCTTCCACACGCTTTTCAAGCTGCTTGAGGGAGAGCTGATATTGCCCCGGCATGGAGCTGATCTCTTTCTTGAAGTCTTCATCGTCGGTTTCAACAACGAAGTAGGGCATAATCAGGTCGCTTGCCGAGACCTGATTCTCGCGAACCAGTTCCCGCATGGTCAGACTGGAACGAAGTCTGCGGCCTCGGTAAAAATCGTTGGGAATCATTTTGTATCTCCGTGCAGAGTTATTTCAGCCACTCTCTACTTGTTTTTATCGGTCTCGCCAAGCAGGTGCAGCTTTTATCTCAGGCGTGCAAACGTCAAAACCGCCTGTGACTCCGAGTCTCCTCGTCGCGGCAGGCGGCGTACAGGCTATTTGCCAGATCAGAAAATCCGGGGAAACCTCAGATGAGGTTCCCCCGGTATTTCTGTTTCAATCTTTACAGAGGCTCGCCGCTGATCTCTTCGTCTGTGAGATAGCAGGCAGGGTCCTGAGCCCAGAAGTCGTCGTAGTAGGCTTCGGCGCGGGCGCGGAAGTTACCACCACAGACGTTCAGGAAACGACATGTGGCACAACGGCCTTTCACATGGGGACGCTTGTCCTTGAGCTTCATGAGCAGTTCGTTTTCCTTGTCAGTCCAGATTTCGGAGAACGGACGTTCCAGAACGTTACCGAAGGTGATGTGGCGCATGAACTGGTCGGCATGAACCTGACCGTCCCAGGAAATACAGCCAATACCACGACCGGAGGAGTTGCCTTCGTTCATCTTGAGGAGTTCAAGCACTTCCTTGGCGCGCTCAGGGTCTTCCTTGAGCAGGCGGTGGTAGACGTGAGGACCATCAGCGTGGTTGTCGACAGTCAGGACTTCCTTGGGAAGGCCCTTGTCGAACAACGCTCTGGTGCGATCCATGATCAGGTCGACCACTTCGCGGGTTTCCTGGTGATTGAGATCTTCCTTCATGAGGTCGGAGCCGCGTCCGGAGTATACCAGATGGTAGAAACAGATGCGGGGAATATCCATGTCTTCGATCAGATCGAAGAGGTGGGGAACCTCGACAGCGTTACGCTTGTTGATGGTGAAGCGAAGACCGACTTTGAGGCCTTCGGCCATACAGTTCTCAACGCCCTTGAGCGCCTGCTTGTAGGAGCCTTTCACTCCGCGGAACTTGTCGTGGACTTCTTCTGCACCATCAAGGGAGATGCCGACATAGGAAAGGCCGACTTCCTTGAGCTCACGGGCTTTGGACTTGGTGATCAGAGTTCCGTTGGTGGAGATGACGGCACGCATACCTTTGGAGGTGGCGTACTTTGCCAGGTCAACCAGATCTTCACGAACCAGCGGTTCGCCGCCGGAAAAGAGCATGACCGGTGCGCCGAACTGCGCGAGGTCATCGATGATCTCTTTAGCCTTTTCGTGGGAAATGGGGTCTTTATGGGCGCTTGGATCGACAGCGTGCGCATAGCAATGCACACATTTCAGGTTGCAGCGCTGGGTCATGTTCCAGACTACGACCGGTTTTTTGTCTTTGGCGAACTGCAGGAGATGAGAAGGCAGTTGGCCGGATTCGCGATTGTAACGCAGCGCATCCGAGGGTTCGACGGCGCCGCAGTAGAGTTTAGAAATACCTATCATTGGGTGTTAACCTCTCTTATAAAGTGAAGGTCTGAGGTATCACATAAAAGGGTGAGTGTAAAAGACGAAAAAAGGGGCAGACAAGCCCCTTCCCTTTCAGTTTGTTTCAACTGTGTAGTAACTGTTCTCAATTGGGTCAAGTTCTTATTTACTCAGCAAGCCGTATTTCGACCCGTCGGTTCTTTTGCATGGCGTCCTTGTCGCTTCCGATGGCGATAGGTCGGCTTTGACCATAACCGACAACATCAACCTGACTTGATTCGAGATTCCAGTTCTTGATCAGATACTGCTTCACAGATTCAGCCCGTTTTTTCGACAACTCCAAATTGTACGCAGCTGAGCCTTTGGCATCGGTGTGGCCGGCAATAATTATCCGGCGTCCCTTGAGTTCTGGGGAATTCATGGCTTCACCAAACGCATCAAGTGTCGGATAGGATGCTTTTTTAATGACAGCCTTATCGAAGTCGAATTCAATGTTGAGATTCACACCGTTGATTTCGGGGCGATTGGTTTTCTCTTGGTCTTCCTTGTCATTGCCGAGGTCCATTTCTTTCATTGAAGATTCAGCGTCGGGGGATGTTGCCAAATCCGTGGCAGTGATGGGGACCTCCGCAGTCAACGAGGCCTTTACTTCTTCCGTGCTGTTGGCAAAGCGGTAGGTTGTATCCGGGGAGGGGAGCCAGCTTTTCAGGGGGATACTCATGTCTTTGGCAATATCACGAATGATTAAATTGAAGGGTGAGTCATTCATTCTGAATTCATGGCGGACATAAAAGTAGTCGTCCGGCAGACGGCTTTCGATGCGGGCAGACTGCATCATGGTCCAAAGCAGGGTGCCGTCCTGAACCGAATAAATATTCATCTGGATGGTTATTGCCGTGTCATCCAGGGTGTGTCCGGCATAAAAATAGGGAACCATGCCAAAGATGAGCAGGTCGGCTCCTCTACGTTGGGCATGCTCCAAGGCAGAGCGCAGACCACGGTATGGGGTGCCGGGTTGGAATTCCTGCACTGGAAAGAGGCGCTCCTCTGTCCAGACATTATGAAAGATTTGTGCAAATGCGTCGGCCAAGTGGCGATGGTCGCTGTTTTCCTGCTGTATGAGAAATGGTTGGAAGTAGGCCGTCAGTGGACGGTACTGCTTATTCTTGGGATGAACGGAAACCTGTAATGACGATTTCCTGACAGGGGCATCGGTGTATACGACTGTCTGATCCGTCAGAGATGGATCAATGTAGCCACAAGCGCCCAAGGATAATAACAGTATGAATAATATTGCTTTTTTCATGACATTCACCGGCTGAAAGTTGTTTCGGATCGTTAACACACGCCAAGAGGCTGACGAAAACGATAGCAGTGCCACTGAATGAGCAATATGTGTGCCGAGAATTATTGAATCGTCTGTGTGGGGCTGGGGGCTGACTCAATGGAGTCCAACAACTGTTCGCGTGATTCCTGCAATCCCTGCCTCAGCAGTATCTTTTTGCCGGTGGACAGCTTTCGGAATTCCGGCCGATCAGCCAACTCCGAAAGTCTGTCCATTTCGGTCATAACATTGCGAATCAATTTTCTGATGTCTTTCCCTTGCGGGTTCAAGTGGGATGCAAGGACGGCAAGATCGCGTATCTCTTGAGCCAGCCGTTTGAAGTTCTTCGGCTGGATCTGTTTAGCCAGTTTGCGCTGTGCTTTGAATCCTTCGATCTTGTCTTTTATCCATCCCATAATACATCCTCGCTAAACCGTCGCCATTCCTCCCTGGAAGATGGCGAGTGCTGCAATCATTCCAAGCAGGAGCGGAATGAGAGCGACTGGTATTACCTTGGCAAATGAAGTTTTATGAATATGCTTCAGGCCGGTAATGGTCAGGAACAGGCCCCAGATTGCGGCAACGGCCATCCATACGACTTCGATTTCCGCTATGGGCATAGGGAAAATGCCTAATATGATTGGCGCGTTGGCATATGCAAGGGCACGGAATGTTCCTTCAAAACCTTGGTTGTCTGCTCGCATCAAAATGAGCAGAAGATGGTAAATCCCGGTAATGACGAACTGTCCTGCTGCTATCAGTGCAGGCATGAAAAGGAGCATGAGTATCGGCGCAAGAGCGCTGGAGACTCCTCCAATAGGATCATTGCCGGGCTGAGCCGAAGCAGACAGTCCAACCAAACCCCAAAAATACTGAACAAACCCCTGAATCATGGTCAGGAGAATGGTGAAAGTCAGCGGTTTAGAAAGGCCTCCGCCAACTGGCATCACCGAGAAAAAGAGGCGAGGGGATGTGATGATCAGCTTAACCGTCATATACAGCCCGTGAAAGAATCCGTACCTGTCGAGTTGCTCGAAAGGAGGCGGTACCAATGGACTGCTTCCGCGGTTTTCGTCCTCTGCATCATCGTGCATCGGGTCCGGGAAGTCCTCGCTGAACTCACCGTTCCAGCCAGGGATTGGATCAGGCTCATTTTGTTGAGGCTGTGTTTCCCTTTCACTTGCCTGGTTGGATGGCTGTGTCTCAGCTTCTGCGCGTTCTTCACGTACCGTTTTCTGACCACCTGCTGGGGGAGTCATGCGGCCGAGCTTGTCCCACAGTGCTTCATTGCGATTTGGAGAATCGCTGGGCAGATTGGGAAAAGCAGATTCTTCCTGTTTTGCTTCTTCTGATTCATTAGTCTCAGAAGGTGATGCTTCTACAGGTTGCTCTTGAATTTCTTCCTGTTCAGGTACCGCGGATTGGGTTGGAACGACTTCTTCAACGCTGGGCGGTTGAATGTCTTTTTCCTGTTCTTCCTCGTGTATCTCGAAGTTCTCTTCTTCAGGGAGTTCGCGAAAACGAAATTTCGTTTTGCACTTCGGACAAGTAGC from Pseudodesulfovibrio profundus encodes the following:
- a CDS encoding substrate-binding periplasmic protein — translated: MVFFLFQCALVNGTARAGEFKAYVGEIPPLIYLNDAGLARGAVVDVVVEAMEMAGIPLDQDSDIASISWARAIEDVEYTPRTMIFCMARTEQREDRFKWVGPVAEMNVGLVAMKHSSVSISDKDDVRKYRIGVIRSSGPVDILESEYGVLKENLTQVASDELQFRMLKAGRVDLITQADIAAPVLIREMGMPSGAYEMVHVLQHLYLYVAFNKQTDDELLEKVREAIGELRSSEDGAPSRYDLLLRKHAPEEPLPYRAK
- the ahbC gene encoding 12,18-didecarboxysiroheme deacetylase, with product MIGISKLYCGAVEPSDALRYNRESGQLPSHLLQFAKDKKPVVVWNMTQRCNLKCVHCYAHAVDPSAHKDPISHEKAKEIIDDLAQFGAPVMLFSGGEPLVREDLVDLAKYATSKGMRAVISTNGTLITKSKARELKEVGLSYVGISLDGAEEVHDKFRGVKGSYKQALKGVENCMAEGLKVGLRFTINKRNAVEVPHLFDLIEDMDIPRICFYHLVYSGRGSDLMKEDLNHQETREVVDLIMDRTRALFDKGLPKEVLTVDNHADGPHVYHRLLKEDPERAKEVLELLKMNEGNSSGRGIGCISWDGQVHADQFMRHITFGNVLERPFSEIWTDKENELLMKLKDKRPHVKGRCATCRFLNVCGGNFRARAEAYYDDFWAQDPACYLTDEEISGEPL
- a CDS encoding OmpA family protein; its protein translation is MKKAILFILLLSLGACGYIDPSLTDQTVVYTDAPVRKSSLQVSVHPKNKQYRPLTAYFQPFLIQQENSDHRHLADAFAQIFHNVWTEERLFPVQEFQPGTPYRGLRSALEHAQRRGADLLIFGMVPYFYAGHTLDDTAITIQMNIYSVQDGTLLWTMMQSARIESRLPDDYFYVRHEFRMNDSPFNLIIRDIAKDMSIPLKSWLPSPDTTYRFANSTEEVKASLTAEVPITATDLATSPDAESSMKEMDLGNDKEDQEKTNRPEINGVNLNIEFDFDKAVIKKASYPTLDAFGEAMNSPELKGRRIIIAGHTDAKGSAAYNLELSKKRAESVKQYLIKNWNLESSQVDVVGYGQSRPIAIGSDKDAMQKNRRVEIRLAE
- a CDS encoding YIP1 family protein; translation: MEILCPECQFSREVDESKIPAKSQVATCPKCKTKFRFRELPEEENFEIHEEEQEKDIQPPSVEEVVPTQSAVPEQEEIQEQPVEASPSETNESEEAKQEESAFPNLPSDSPNRNEALWDKLGRMTPPAGGQKTVREERAEAETQPSNQASERETQPQQNEPDPIPGWNGEFSEDFPDPMHDDAEDENRGSSPLVPPPFEQLDRYGFFHGLYMTVKLIITSPRLFFSVMPVGGGLSKPLTFTILLTMIQGFVQYFWGLVGLSASAQPGNDPIGGVSSALAPILMLLFMPALIAAGQFVITGIYHLLLILMRADNQGFEGTFRALAYANAPIILGIFPMPIAEIEVVWMAVAAIWGLFLTITGLKHIHKTSFAKVIPVALIPLLLGMIAALAIFQGGMATV
- the hemB gene encoding porphobilinogen synthase; the protein is MIPNDFYRGRRLRSSLTMRELVRENQVSASDLIMPYFVVETDDEDFKKEISSMPGQYQLSLKQLEKRVEEAVNNGLKSCILFGIPAEKDDVGSQAYDDSGIVQKAIRLLKDRWPNLIVCADTCLCEYTSHGHCGIVKNEYVQNDPTLNLLARAAVAQARAGADIVAPSDMMDGRVAAIRDALDEEGFTNTPIMSYAVKYASAFYGPFREAAESTPQFGDRKTYQMDPPNSREAMREAVADLEEGADILMVKPGMPYLDIIRQVRDNFDTPVAAYQVSGEYSMIKAAALNGWVDEEAVVMESLIAFKRAGADLILTYFTEDVLKVLNK
- the ahbD gene encoding heme b synthase, which codes for MSEHNGHPGGMGGCPPEGHPGANPDHSKGGHPGGHPHGKSHPGAEHAPKRFLDDGVTPICRLIAWEVTRSCNLACKHCRAEAHPEPYEGELSTDEAKALIDTFPDVGSPIIIFTGGEPMMRPDVYELIAYAKAKGLRCVMAPNGTLITPETAQKMKDAGIERCSISIDAPEANQHDTFRGEIGAFDASMRGIQHLKDVGIEFQINTTVTKNNLHLFKDIFNLCEDIGAAAWHIFLLVPTGRAVELGTEVITAEEYEDVLNWFYDFRKTTDMQLKATCAPHYHRILRQRAKEEGTPVNFENFGLDAVSRGCLGGIGFCFISHRGQVQPCGYLELDCGNVREIPFPDIWKESQQFLNLRNPDVYDGKCGHCEYEKVCGGCRARAQTMKGHYLKEEPLCSYTPKKQPKK
- the rpe gene encoding ribulose-phosphate 3-epimerase — its product is MILSPSMLSSDFANMENELKALEKAGLEWVHLDIMDGVFVPNITFGPPIIKAMRQKSNLFFDCHLMIKDPGRYITDFANAGADLICVHAEACDHLERVCSQIAETGKKPAVALNPHTPLETIKYLLPQLHMVLIMSVNPGFGGQKFIPFCLDKVKELKKMIVDAGADTLIQIDGGVTAENAGELTAAGVDVLVSGSAFFGYPPYAERLKTFQEACK
- the ahbA gene encoding siroheme decarboxylase subunit alpha, which gives rise to MDNYDKQILDIIQSHFPIASRPYEEVGKQVGLSESEVLERVRDLKKSGVIRRMGANFTSKTLGWQSTLCAASCPEDKMEEFVAEVNKHDGVTHNYLRENEFNIWFALIAPDMDAVESILDSITAKTGIKILNLPAEKLFKIKVDFKMNK